The following proteins are encoded in a genomic region of Opitutus sp.:
- a CDS encoding cysteine--tRNA ligase: protein MAIQLHDSLTREARELLPSQADGVFRFYNCGPTVYAAAHIGNFRTFVVNDLLRRLLELEFGKTKVHHVRNLTDVDDKTIRRSREEGRPLAEVTRHWTDKFHADCAALNCLPPHDEPRAADPRFIREQVNMIEVLMEKGNAYRAADGSVYFKVASYPGYGALSRVKERELQVGATLKSAAADADEKEDVSDFALWKAHKPEDGDVKWPGPRGTAEGRPGWHIECSAMSKALLGPTIDLHTGGVDLLFPHHENEIAQSECCNGTTFARHWYHSEHLLVDGKKMSKSLGNLYTLDDLKAKGFTPAALRYALLAGHPRKQLNFTLDALPAAEKALSTLRAFRAQLTPAGTADPFGPVLASLQDDLNTPGALGALFTLINRGATDSSPAAFERVIFALGLDLAAPVVAKTEIPAEITALAEKRWAAKQAKDFTGADALRKELTAAGWSMLDRKDGYSLEPVKK, encoded by the coding sequence ATGGCCATCCAGCTCCACGACTCGCTCACCCGCGAGGCCCGCGAACTCCTCCCCTCGCAGGCCGACGGGGTTTTCCGTTTTTATAACTGCGGTCCCACCGTCTACGCCGCCGCGCACATCGGCAACTTCCGCACGTTTGTCGTCAACGACCTGCTGCGCCGCCTGCTCGAACTCGAGTTCGGCAAAACCAAGGTGCACCACGTGCGCAACCTCACCGACGTGGACGACAAAACCATCCGCCGCTCCCGCGAAGAGGGCCGCCCGCTCGCCGAGGTCACCCGCCATTGGACCGATAAATTTCACGCCGACTGCGCCGCGCTCAACTGCCTGCCCCCCCACGACGAGCCCCGCGCCGCCGACCCTCGATTCATTCGCGAGCAGGTTAACATGATCGAGGTACTGATGGAAAAAGGTAACGCCTACCGCGCCGCTGATGGTTCGGTATATTTCAAGGTCGCCTCCTACCCCGGCTACGGCGCGCTCTCCCGGGTCAAAGAACGCGAACTCCAGGTCGGCGCCACCCTCAAGTCGGCCGCAGCCGATGCCGACGAAAAGGAAGACGTGAGTGATTTCGCGCTGTGGAAGGCGCACAAGCCCGAGGACGGCGACGTTAAATGGCCCGGCCCTCGCGGTACCGCCGAAGGTCGTCCCGGCTGGCACATCGAGTGCAGCGCCATGAGCAAAGCGTTACTCGGTCCAACCATCGATCTGCACACGGGCGGCGTGGACCTGCTCTTCCCTCACCACGAAAACGAGATCGCCCAGAGTGAATGCTGCAACGGCACCACCTTTGCCCGCCACTGGTACCACAGCGAACACCTGCTCGTGGACGGCAAAAAGATGAGCAAGTCGCTGGGCAACCTCTACACGCTCGACGACCTCAAAGCCAAAGGGTTCACCCCCGCCGCGCTCCGTTACGCCTTGCTCGCAGGCCACCCGCGCAAGCAGCTCAACTTCACGCTAGACGCGCTTCCCGCCGCCGAAAAAGCGCTGTCCACGCTGCGCGCCTTCCGCGCCCAGCTTACGCCCGCCGGCACCGCCGATCCATTCGGCCCCGTGCTCGCCTCGCTGCAGGACGACCTTAACACCCCCGGTGCCCTCGGTGCGCTGTTCACGCTCATCAACCGCGGCGCGACCGACAGCAGCCCAGCCGCCTTCGAGCGCGTGATTTTCGCCCTCGGCCTCGACCTGGCCGCACCGGTCGTAGCCAAAACTGAAATACCCGCCGAGATCACCGCCCTAGCCGAAAAGCGCTGGGCGGCGAAGCAGGCCAAAGATTTCACCGGTGCCGACGCACTGCGCAAAGAGCTCACCGCCGCCGGCTGGTCGATGCTCGACCGCAAAGACGGCTACTCACTCGAACCCGTTAAAAAATAA
- a CDS encoding sel1 repeat family protein: MVYKIQFPISNRSALLIALFLGLMSHSALADFEKGIAAYQADNLPLAYKEFRDSAEKGHMESQFNLAVMFEQGIGVQKDDAQALEWYSKSAAQGNAGAQFNLGVLYENGRGTAVDFAKANAWYRKASMQGDAMAIGNLGMLYIRGDGVKANMVAGVALLLVSATLDTSPENFARRNLSSTRGLTPDIVAAAQALSDEMTKGKNLLFPLDAYLAKAQKP; the protein is encoded by the coding sequence ATGGTCTACAAAATCCAGTTTCCTATCAGCAACCGATCCGCACTTTTAATAGCCCTCTTTTTGGGCCTCATGAGTCATTCCGCCTTGGCGGATTTTGAGAAAGGCATCGCAGCCTATCAGGCGGACAATTTGCCCTTAGCCTACAAAGAGTTTCGTGATTCGGCCGAAAAGGGGCACATGGAGTCACAATTTAACCTAGCCGTGATGTTTGAGCAAGGTATCGGGGTACAGAAGGACGATGCACAGGCCTTGGAATGGTACAGCAAGTCCGCAGCGCAGGGGAATGCCGGTGCCCAATTTAATCTTGGGGTGCTGTATGAAAATGGTCGTGGCACAGCGGTGGATTTCGCAAAAGCCAATGCCTGGTATCGCAAGGCCTCAATGCAGGGCGATGCGATGGCGATTGGAAACTTGGGCATGTTATATATACGTGGCGACGGCGTGAAGGCCAACATGGTTGCAGGCGTGGCGCTGCTTCTGGTTTCCGCGACCCTCGATACATCCCCTGAGAATTTCGCCCGACGAAACCTCTCATCAACCCGTGGCTTGACGCCTGATATAGTCGCCGCAGCGCAGGCCCTTTCTGATGAAATGACCAAAGGAAAAAACTTACTATTTCCGCTGGATGCCTACTTAGCAAAAGCACAAAAACCGTAA
- a CDS encoding transposase, whose translation MPPFLPPEKAHPEGESENPDHKATPSDAAEVLIVDTPGGRFRAQFAPELPVSPLGALVFFTQYLCATGGFEALVADTPLCYSSNRAHRPRDVIGTLLLGMLSGHYRYAHLAALRGDDIAPSLLGLKSIVSEDCVRRALARIGAEQGQDWLRRHLDQTCHGFLDNQWILDIDVTIKPIYGRQEGASIGYNPQKPGRPSHAYHTYWIATLRLCLDVEVHPGDQSAAGHGFAGLWALIDRLPAERRPHLLRGDCAYGQEALLSEAEARKLNYLFKLRRTAKARELVAALERTTTTAWTDAGQGWQGCESCLRLQGWNRARRVVVLRRRLNDQRHPRARRRLVREQADHALLLNIPDAAACEPIIYEHQILVTSLPYEILTLATLYRERGGAENPFDELKNQWSWSGFTSQELNSCQHAARLAALVYNWWTLYHRLLQPGQHHEAVSTRPRLLCGATRQSEHSGQRRLDVRLSHAEAPRLSELITKLARWLHGILHNAEQWSVAQRWGQIVARILQENFPVLGPEPPLATAPS comes from the coding sequence ATGCCGCCGTTTTTACCGCCGGAAAAAGCTCACCCCGAGGGTGAGTCAGAAAACCCTGATCACAAGGCAACGCCAAGCGATGCCGCCGAGGTGTTGATTGTGGATACACCCGGAGGACGTTTTCGTGCGCAGTTCGCCCCAGAGTTGCCGGTGAGCCCCTTGGGGGCACTGGTGTTTTTCACGCAGTACTTGTGTGCGACAGGAGGCTTCGAGGCACTGGTTGCGGACACGCCGCTTTGTTACAGCAGCAACCGCGCACACCGCCCTCGCGACGTGATTGGAACCCTGCTTTTGGGGATGCTCTCCGGGCACTATCGCTACGCGCACCTCGCGGCCCTGCGCGGCGACGACATTGCCCCGAGCCTGCTCGGACTTAAGTCGATTGTCAGCGAGGATTGTGTGCGCCGGGCGCTGGCTCGCATCGGTGCCGAGCAGGGGCAGGACTGGTTGCGGCGTCACCTCGACCAAACCTGTCATGGGTTTTTGGATAACCAGTGGATCCTCGACATCGATGTCACCATCAAGCCCATCTATGGACGTCAGGAAGGTGCCAGCATCGGCTATAACCCGCAAAAGCCCGGACGCCCCAGCCACGCCTACCACACCTACTGGATCGCCACCTTGCGCCTGTGTCTGGACGTGGAGGTGCACCCCGGCGATCAATCCGCCGCCGGACATGGTTTTGCGGGGCTGTGGGCGCTCATCGACCGACTGCCAGCCGAGCGCCGGCCCCATCTTTTGCGCGGTGACTGCGCCTATGGCCAGGAGGCGCTGCTCAGTGAAGCTGAAGCGCGTAAACTCAACTATTTGTTCAAACTGCGCCGCACCGCCAAGGCCCGCGAGCTGGTGGCCGCGCTTGAACGCACCACCACCACCGCTTGGACCGACGCCGGACAAGGCTGGCAGGGCTGCGAAAGCTGCCTGCGCCTGCAAGGCTGGAACCGGGCCCGACGTGTGGTGGTCTTGCGCCGTCGCCTCAACGACCAACGCCACCCCCGGGCCCGCCGCCGCCTCGTGCGCGAGCAAGCCGACCACGCTTTGCTGCTGAACATCCCCGACGCGGCCGCCTGCGAGCCGATCATCTACGAACATCAGATCCTCGTTACGAGCCTGCCCTACGAGATCCTTACCCTTGCCACCCTGTATCGGGAACGTGGGGGCGCGGAAAACCCCTTCGACGAGCTCAAGAACCAGTGGAGCTGGTCGGGGTTTACCTCCCAGGAGCTAAACTCCTGTCAGCACGCCGCGCGTTTGGCCGCACTGGTTTACAACTGGTGGACGCTCTATCACCGCCTGCTTCAACCCGGTCAGCACCACGAGGCGGTGAGTACACGTCCCCGTCTGCTCTGCGGAGCGACCCGGCAGAGCGAACACTCCGGTCAACGCCGCCTGGACGTGCGCTTGAGCCATGCCGAGGCACCTCGCCTGAGTGAACTCATCACAAAGCTGGCCAGATGGTTACATGGTATCCTTCATAATGCGGAGCAATGGAGTGTCGCCCAGCGCTGGGGGCAAATCGTAGCGAGGATTTTACAGGAAAACTTCCCTGTACTCGGCCCTGAACCGCCTTTGGCCACCGCCCCAAGCTGA
- a CDS encoding PAS domain-containing protein: MLNSPPSSAKTCPVQGLSKPSPLSATNATADQLDVAELRARVEAAFREKNAGAPKSPEALSPETSQKLIDELCLKQIELDVLNDELRRVKAELGASQSQAVDRNEGATKTLLEKEERLALATLHNGIGIWDWNLVTQEMVWDDSMFALYRIRREDFVGTEEAWRASLHPEDLGRGDQEVREAIAGEKPFDTVFRVIWPDGEIRHIKAVAKVFRDELGTPLRMLGTNWDITAQMRAEADLLKRVEQFSALLLNLEAGVVCHAPDSAVVLNNARAAEILGLSDDQMRGKKAIDPAWRLTNEARAPLPLDHNPVKRIIKDKKPIKNQVCGIYRPGEATLTWVLVNGFPTLDAKGNITEILISFIDITTRVQAETALRDTNEKLEQRVVERTAELRDANQELLRLLAALAVAEEGERRRIAEGIHEDILQRLCVVKMALFWPPGRVASARFRASIGEAEKETGNIMTLLRSLTFDLASPVLKNHGLSAGLNALCTQFGQQHGTPIRFEPNEQTRVLPPEVEIIIFNAARELLRNVVRYAHAQNVVVALQPHPGCLELIVEDDGIGFDNSQPAKSFGPTGGYGLFSIRARMKQLRGEMRITPASPRGTRIVLAVPLTGDC; encoded by the coding sequence GTGCTGAATTCCCCGCCATCCTCTGCGAAAACCTGTCCTGTCCAAGGCCTCAGCAAGCCCAGTCCGTTATCGGCAACTAACGCCACGGCTGATCAATTAGACGTCGCCGAATTGCGGGCGCGGGTGGAAGCGGCATTCAGGGAGAAAAACGCCGGGGCACCAAAAAGCCCGGAGGCGCTTTCGCCCGAAACCAGCCAGAAGCTGATCGACGAACTGTGCTTGAAGCAAATCGAGCTGGATGTGCTGAACGATGAACTGCGTCGGGTGAAGGCGGAACTGGGCGCGTCGCAGTCGCAAGCGGTCGATCGCAACGAAGGGGCTACAAAAACGCTGTTGGAAAAGGAAGAGCGCCTGGCTCTCGCCACGCTCCACAATGGCATCGGCATCTGGGACTGGAACCTGGTTACCCAAGAGATGGTGTGGGACGATTCGATGTTCGCGCTTTACCGTATCAGGCGCGAAGACTTCGTCGGCACCGAAGAGGCGTGGCGGGCGTCATTACACCCAGAGGACCTTGGGCGCGGGGACCAGGAAGTCAGGGAGGCGATCGCCGGTGAAAAGCCATTCGACACGGTATTCCGCGTCATCTGGCCTGACGGGGAAATTCGCCACATTAAGGCCGTGGCCAAGGTGTTCCGCGACGAACTGGGCACTCCGTTGCGGATGCTCGGCACCAACTGGGACATAACCGCGCAGATGCGGGCGGAGGCGGATTTGCTCAAGCGAGTGGAACAGTTTAGCGCTTTGCTCCTGAATCTGGAAGCCGGCGTGGTTTGTCACGCCCCGGATAGCGCGGTGGTTCTTAATAACGCGAGAGCCGCCGAAATACTGGGGCTAAGCGACGACCAAATGCGTGGGAAAAAGGCGATCGATCCGGCGTGGAGATTAACGAATGAAGCCCGTGCGCCGCTACCATTGGATCATAATCCGGTTAAACGGATTATAAAAGACAAGAAGCCGATAAAGAACCAAGTATGCGGCATCTATAGGCCCGGCGAAGCGACGCTGACTTGGGTGCTGGTCAATGGTTTTCCAACCCTGGATGCCAAGGGGAATATCACGGAAATCCTGATCAGCTTTATTGACATTACTACGCGTGTTCAGGCGGAGACAGCGCTGCGTGATACGAACGAAAAACTGGAGCAGCGGGTGGTCGAACGCACCGCCGAGTTGCGGGATGCCAATCAGGAACTCCTCCGCCTTCTGGCGGCGTTGGCCGTGGCCGAAGAGGGGGAGCGGCGGCGCATTGCCGAGGGAATCCACGAAGACATCCTTCAGCGGCTCTGCGTCGTAAAGATGGCGCTGTTTTGGCCGCCCGGCAGGGTAGCATCGGCGAGGTTCCGCGCCAGTATCGGTGAGGCCGAGAAGGAGACCGGAAATATCATGACGCTCCTGCGCTCGTTGACGTTCGACCTGGCCTCGCCCGTCCTGAAAAATCACGGGTTGTCGGCCGGCCTGAACGCGTTGTGCACGCAGTTTGGGCAGCAGCACGGAACTCCCATCCGCTTCGAGCCTAATGAACAGACGCGCGTCTTGCCGCCGGAAGTCGAGATTATCATTTTCAATGCCGCGCGTGAACTGCTGCGAAACGTGGTTCGGTACGCACACGCACAGAACGTGGTCGTCGCCCTGCAACCCCATCCCGGGTGCCTGGAGCTGATCGTGGAGGACGACGGGATCGGCTTTGATAATAGCCAACCGGCAAAAAGTTTCGGCCCTACCGGCGGCTATGGCCTCTTCAGTATTCGCGCGCGGATGAAGCAACTCCGGGGCGAAATGCGCATCACTCCCGCAAGCCCCCGTGGTACCCGGATCGTTCTCGCGGTGCCGCTGACGGGCGATTGCTGA
- a CDS encoding ATP-binding protein, with translation MKTEPEKPDLLKDQLKYLKLGYLLRHHGELTAEAAKARCSHAEFLRRLVQAETQDRQIRALERRIQAARFPVKKTVDQFQWDWPKELNEAQVRHLFELGFVKERTNAVFCGGVGLGKTHLASALGYAACQAGYTVLFTTAVDAINALVTAQSLHRLQAELKRYMTPAVLVLDEVGYLPLDKSGADLLFQIVSQRYERGSLIVTTNKAYKHWAGIFNNDAGITAAILDRLLHRAQTVVIEGKSYRMKDRLADEPAS, from the coding sequence ATGAAAACAGAACCCGAAAAACCCGATTTATTAAAAGACCAGCTTAAGTATCTGAAACTCGGTTACCTGTTGCGTCACCACGGCGAACTGACCGCCGAGGCGGCCAAGGCGCGCTGTTCGCACGCCGAATTTTTACGCCGACTGGTGCAGGCCGAGACCCAGGACCGCCAGATCCGGGCGCTGGAGCGGCGTATCCAGGCGGCGCGCTTCCCGGTCAAGAAAACCGTCGACCAGTTCCAGTGGGACTGGCCCAAGGAGTTGAACGAAGCGCAGGTGCGGCACCTCTTCGAACTGGGCTTTGTCAAGGAGCGCACCAACGCGGTGTTTTGCGGTGGTGTGGGGCTCGGTAAAACACACCTCGCGAGCGCGTTGGGCTACGCGGCCTGCCAGGCGGGTTACACGGTGCTGTTTACGACGGCGGTGGACGCGATCAACGCCCTGGTCACCGCCCAGTCCCTGCACCGGTTGCAAGCCGAGTTAAAGCGTTACATGACCCCTGCGGTGCTCGTGCTCGATGAGGTCGGCTACCTGCCGCTCGACAAGTCGGGGGCCGACCTGCTCTTCCAGATCGTCAGCCAACGCTACGAACGCGGCTCGCTGATCGTCACCACCAACAAGGCCTACAAACACTGGGCAGGGATCTTTAACAACGACGCTGGCATCACCGCGGCGATCCTGGACCGCCTACTGCACCGGGCCCAGACCGTCGTCATCGAGGGCAAATCCTACCGCATGAAAGACCGCCTAGCCGACGAACCTGCAAGCTGA
- a CDS encoding IS21 family transposase: MINYELYCRIKQAEAAGHSAPQIARSLQLHVQTVRRWQAQEKYARSQAAQVPRPSKLDVHKPAIARWLEAHPFTAMQLWQKVRERGYTGGYSILKDYVRRVRPRNLEAFLTLKFAPGQTAQVDWGSFGSVEVDGTRRALSFFVMVLGYSRFLHVEFTLGQGQEWWLGCHRRAFEKLGGVPREVMVDNCKTAVLSHVPGTDPVYNAQYLDFARHYGFTIKACGPGHPQSKGMVENAVGYVKKSFLGGRQMNGFTELGPAASLWLETVANVRVHAETQGRPVDRLPEERAALLPLNPVASPAVRTLSVRASRRCRVSIETNRYSVPTKFAGALLTAQIEGAQVRFYADRTLVAEHARSFARRADVENPEHVRELEERKRQGARQRLRLRFLELSPAAPAYQRGLEERRLNAGHHLATIVGLVALYGTEAVGRAIESAHELGAYSSDYILNLLEQRARALPQAGPIHLTRADAVAALELELCPPDLSPYTL; the protein is encoded by the coding sequence GTGATCAATTACGAACTGTATTGCCGGATAAAACAGGCGGAGGCGGCCGGACACAGTGCGCCGCAAATCGCCCGCTCGCTCCAGTTGCACGTGCAGACGGTGAGGCGCTGGCAGGCGCAGGAAAAGTACGCGCGCAGCCAGGCCGCGCAGGTGCCTAGGCCAAGCAAGCTCGACGTGCACAAGCCGGCGATCGCGCGGTGGCTGGAGGCCCATCCGTTCACCGCCATGCAGCTCTGGCAAAAGGTGCGCGAGCGGGGGTACACGGGCGGGTATTCAATTTTGAAAGACTACGTGCGGCGGGTGCGGCCGCGGAACCTGGAGGCGTTTCTTACCCTCAAGTTCGCCCCCGGCCAGACCGCGCAGGTGGACTGGGGCAGCTTTGGCTCGGTGGAGGTGGACGGCACCCGGCGGGCTTTAAGTTTTTTCGTCATGGTTTTGGGGTACAGCCGGTTCCTGCATGTGGAATTTACCCTCGGGCAGGGCCAGGAGTGGTGGCTGGGCTGTCACCGGCGCGCCTTTGAAAAACTCGGCGGGGTGCCGCGCGAGGTGATGGTGGACAACTGCAAGACGGCCGTCCTCTCGCATGTGCCCGGGACCGACCCGGTGTACAACGCCCAGTACCTGGACTTTGCCCGGCACTACGGGTTTACGATAAAAGCGTGCGGGCCGGGGCATCCGCAGTCCAAGGGCATGGTGGAAAACGCGGTGGGTTACGTGAAAAAAAGCTTCCTTGGCGGGAGGCAGATGAATGGGTTTACCGAGCTGGGGCCGGCCGCCAGCTTGTGGCTGGAAACGGTGGCCAACGTGCGCGTGCACGCTGAAACCCAGGGCCGGCCGGTGGACCGGCTGCCCGAGGAGCGCGCTGCGCTCCTGCCGCTTAACCCGGTGGCCAGTCCGGCGGTGCGCACCTTAAGCGTGCGGGCGTCGCGGCGGTGCCGGGTGAGTATCGAAACGAACCGCTACTCGGTGCCCACGAAGTTTGCCGGGGCGCTACTCACCGCGCAGATCGAGGGGGCGCAGGTGAGGTTTTATGCGGACCGCACCCTGGTGGCCGAGCATGCCCGCAGTTTTGCCCGCCGCGCCGATGTGGAAAACCCCGAGCATGTGCGCGAACTCGAGGAGCGCAAACGGCAGGGGGCGCGGCAGCGCCTGCGGCTACGGTTTTTGGAACTGAGCCCGGCGGCACCCGCCTACCAACGGGGGCTGGAGGAGCGCCGGCTCAACGCGGGACACCACCTGGCGACTATCGTGGGTTTGGTGGCCCTGTATGGAACGGAGGCAGTCGGCCGGGCGATCGAAAGCGCCCATGAACTCGGCGCCTACTCCAGCGATTACATCCTCAACTTGCTCGAACAACGCGCGCGGGCCTTGCCGCAAGCCGGGCCGATCCACCTCACCCGCGCCGACGCGGTGGCCGCGTTGGAACTCGAACTGTGTCCCCCGGATTTAAGCCCCTACACTCTATGA
- a CDS encoding RNA-directed DNA polymerase (Reverse transcriptase) codes for MFNDNLISTLTTIGPLSPLLANIYLHPLDTELEKRGLSFVRYADDIAIFCASARSAQRVEASVIAWIERELKLPVNRAKSGSGPSDGTALLGFRLEKDGTIRLAPKSVDRLKAKVRELWDARQSLTSEELREQWLRYINGWWGYFRLTERRWDVTDLSGWIRRNMRKCFWQRWHHPRGRLNALKRLGLRGEILGMAYSAKGAWAIAWHWVMTSALKNKTLKRYGFTLPWETATT; via the coding sequence GTGTTCAACGACAATCTGATTTCGACACTGACGACAATCGGGCCTCTCTCGCCGTTATTGGCCAACATCTACCTGCATCCGCTCGACACCGAGCTGGAGAAACGCGGGCTGTCGTTTGTGCGTTATGCCGACGACATCGCGATCTTCTGCGCAAGTGCGAGGTCGGCGCAGCGGGTGGAGGCCAGCGTGATCGCGTGGATCGAACGCGAGCTGAAGCTGCCGGTTAACCGGGCCAAAAGTGGCAGTGGTCCCAGCGATGGGACCGCGCTGCTCGGCTTCCGGTTGGAAAAAGACGGCACGATTCGGCTGGCGCCGAAAAGCGTGGACCGCCTCAAGGCCAAAGTCAGGGAACTGTGGGACGCACGCCAAAGCCTGACGAGCGAGGAGCTACGAGAGCAGTGGCTGCGATACATTAACGGATGGTGGGGTTACTTCCGGCTGACCGAGAGGCGCTGGGATGTGACCGACCTATCTGGCTGGATACGCCGCAACATGCGCAAATGCTTCTGGCAAAGATGGCACCACCCAAGGGGGCGACTCAACGCCCTGAAGCGGCTGGGACTGCGGGGAGAAATCCTCGGCATGGCCTACAGCGCGAAAGGAGCGTGGGCGATCGCCTGGCACTGGGTGATGACGAGTGCGCTGAAGAACAAGACGCTGAAACGCTACGGGTTTACCCTGCCGTGGGAAACGGCGACGACATAG
- a CDS encoding PIN domain-containing protein, with protein sequence MKRIHLDANVILRFLRNDDPLQSLQAAALFQQAQASEDIELIVSAITVMEVFYVLSRAYGLPRAEAARILAEFLHTGVATCPEDEIVLDALARITGQKISFGDAYLAASTATDNAEAASFDQGLRSFSDVRLYRWQSGEINAPPPPGSEDHRR encoded by the coding sequence GTGAAACGGATCCACCTTGATGCCAACGTCATACTCCGATTTTTGCGCAATGACGATCCGCTACAATCCCTGCAAGCCGCTGCCCTGTTTCAACAGGCGCAGGCCAGTGAAGACATCGAACTGATCGTCTCCGCGATCACCGTGATGGAGGTTTTTTATGTGCTGAGCCGAGCCTATGGACTCCCGCGCGCCGAGGCGGCCCGCATACTCGCCGAATTTCTCCATACTGGCGTGGCCACCTGTCCGGAGGATGAAATCGTGCTGGATGCGTTGGCACGGATCACCGGCCAGAAAATTTCTTTTGGTGATGCCTACCTCGCCGCCTCGACCGCTACGGATAACGCGGAGGCCGCCAGTTTTGATCAAGGCCTACGGAGTTTTAGCGACGTTCGCCTTTATCGCTGGCAGAGCGGTGAAATCAACGCTCCTCCCCCTCCAGGGTCCGAGGATCATCGTCGGTGA